In a genomic window of Halostella litorea:
- a CDS encoding inorganic phosphate transporter: MVAAGTLATVVVAGLASLFMAWAIGAGSSGSTPFAPAVGANAISVMRAGFFVGILGFAGAVLQGANVSEAVGRELIGGVTLSPVAAVVGLTIAAVLVAFGVFAGYPIATAFTVTGAVIGVGLAMGGDPAWAKYREIGTLWVLTPFVGGGIAYGTAKTLRDERVPERVAIPLLAGVVAAIVVNVNFVVLGPAGEAASVAGSIAGSVADGGLAARVGITVGLALVAAGALARDIDADPDAGQRHFLLVLGGLVAFSAGGSQVGLAIGPLLPLVSPGSAVVVPLTAVLVFGGVGLLIGSWTGAPRMIKALSQDYSSLGPRRSIAALIPSFAIAQAAVLFGIPVSFNEIIVSAIIGSGYAAGGSGVSGRKMLFTVLAWVASLTIAVVAGYVGFLAVDTVI; the protein is encoded by the coding sequence ATGGTAGCTGCCGGGACGCTCGCCACGGTCGTCGTAGCCGGGCTGGCCAGCCTCTTCATGGCGTGGGCGATCGGTGCCGGGTCGAGCGGCTCGACCCCCTTTGCCCCCGCGGTCGGCGCGAACGCCATCTCCGTGATGCGCGCGGGCTTTTTCGTCGGCATCCTCGGGTTCGCCGGCGCGGTGTTGCAGGGCGCGAACGTCTCCGAGGCGGTCGGCCGCGAACTGATCGGCGGCGTGACGCTGTCGCCGGTCGCGGCGGTCGTCGGGCTGACCATCGCCGCGGTGCTCGTGGCGTTCGGCGTGTTCGCGGGCTACCCCATCGCCACCGCCTTCACCGTCACCGGCGCGGTGATCGGCGTCGGGCTGGCGATGGGCGGCGACCCGGCGTGGGCGAAGTACCGCGAGATCGGCACGCTGTGGGTGCTGACGCCCTTCGTCGGCGGCGGGATCGCCTACGGGACCGCGAAGACGCTGCGCGACGAGCGCGTGCCCGAACGGGTCGCCATCCCGCTGCTCGCGGGGGTCGTCGCCGCCATCGTCGTCAACGTCAACTTCGTGGTGCTCGGCCCGGCCGGCGAGGCCGCAAGCGTGGCCGGGTCGATCGCGGGGTCGGTCGCCGACGGCGGCCTCGCCGCGCGCGTCGGGATCACGGTCGGCCTCGCGCTCGTCGCCGCCGGGGCGCTCGCCCGCGACATCGACGCCGACCCGGACGCCGGCCAGCGCCACTTCCTCCTCGTGCTCGGCGGCCTCGTCGCCTTCTCGGCCGGCGGGAGCCAGGTCGGCCTGGCGATCGGCCCGCTGTTGCCGCTCGTCTCCCCCGGCTCCGCCGTGGTGGTGCCCCTGACCGCGGTGCTGGTGTTCGGTGGCGTCGGCCTGCTGATCGGCTCGTGGACGGGCGCGCCGCGGATGATCAAGGCGCTGTCCCAGGACTACTCCTCGCTCGGCCCGCGGCGCTCGATCGCGGCGCTCATTCCCTCCTTCGCGATCGCACAGGCCGCCGTCCTGTTCGGCATCCCCGTCTCGTTCAACGAGATCATCGTCTCGGCGATCATCGGGAGCGGCTACGCCGCGGGCGGCAGCGGCGTCAGCGGCCGGAAGATGCTGTTTACCGTGCTGGCGTGGGTCGCCTCGCTGACGATCGCCGTCGTCGCCGGTTACGTGGGCTTTCTGGCGGTCGATACGGTCATCTGA
- a CDS encoding DUF5828 family protein, translating into MEESISGFKVRGSWGDVVEHGERLTRALRDMDVNDSGHEYADAFEEWNEWRPKSHERIEGDVSEKTAEQASVAEGKGEKAGKNPDEDIQTAGEKLTESYEKLEDDDTEGAVGKWGESLEYVARAADSAGRKALRAVEDTVYQRVMTQIAPYYFDNELISANLQNSTNGDEEVFTFEINVNDDDLKAAVSDRLAEYEDTVDRWHVDTEKETENVEAVEGVEAPEDEERSKPSSN; encoded by the coding sequence ATGGAAGAGAGCATCTCGGGGTTCAAAGTCCGAGGTTCGTGGGGGGACGTCGTCGAGCACGGCGAGCGGCTCACCCGCGCGCTCCGGGACATGGACGTCAACGACTCCGGCCACGAGTACGCCGACGCCTTCGAGGAGTGGAACGAGTGGCGGCCCAAGTCCCACGAGCGCATCGAGGGCGACGTCAGCGAGAAGACCGCCGAACAGGCGAGCGTCGCCGAGGGCAAGGGGGAGAAGGCCGGCAAGAACCCGGACGAGGACATCCAGACCGCGGGCGAGAAGCTCACCGAGTCCTACGAGAAACTGGAGGACGACGACACCGAGGGCGCGGTGGGCAAGTGGGGCGAGTCCCTGGAGTACGTCGCCCGCGCCGCCGACTCCGCCGGGCGCAAGGCGCTGCGCGCGGTCGAGGACACCGTCTACCAGCGCGTGATGACACAGATCGCGCCGTACTACTTCGACAACGAACTCATAAGCGCCAACCTCCAGAACTCGACGAACGGCGACGAGGAAGTGTTTACCTTCGAGATAAACGTCAACGACGACGACCTGAAGGCGGCCGTCTCGGACCGCCTCGCCGAGTACGAGGACACCGTCGACCGCTGGCACGTCGACACCGAGAAGGAGACCGAGAACGTCGAGGCCGTCGAGGGCGTGGAGGCGCCGGAGGACGAGGAGCGGTCGAAGCCATCCTCGAACTGA
- a CDS encoding cupin domain-containing protein, with protein sequence MGYHHVALNEVDPTPDRPCVRRSISEAAGLENVAVNVYEPAPGEAIPLAYHVHDEQEEVFYVVSGELSVETPEGTYVIGANEAFVVEPESPQRAHVAEDADGPARVVAVGAPAVDDVAAYEP encoded by the coding sequence ATGGGATATCACCACGTGGCGCTGAACGAGGTCGATCCGACCCCGGACCGGCCCTGCGTACGGCGGTCGATCAGCGAGGCGGCGGGCCTGGAGAACGTCGCCGTCAACGTGTACGAACCCGCGCCCGGCGAGGCGATCCCGCTCGCGTACCACGTCCACGACGAGCAGGAGGAGGTGTTCTACGTCGTCTCGGGCGAGTTGAGCGTCGAGACGCCCGAGGGGACGTACGTCATCGGGGCCAACGAGGCGTTCGTCGTCGAGCCGGAGAGCCCGCAGCGAGCGCACGTCGCCGAGGACGCCGACGGCCCGGCCCGCGTGGTCGCGGTCGGCGCGCCGGCCGTCGACGACGTCGCCGCCTACGAGCCATGA
- a CDS encoding carbon starvation CstA family protein: protein MVQVIWLVLGVLTMFSVGYLGYSRYLANFVELDEGNETPAHKYEDGQEYVPSKKPVLLGHHYSSIAGGAPIVGPITAGVVWGWVPALLWIAIGNPLMGAVHDFVSLSGSLRHEGKSIGYIIGEYVGERGKNMLLWFAFLTIILVVAVFALVVAIVFNAYPQAATASFIYIALALVFGVWLYQLDLPFLVGTAIFVAGVFGGVFVGIEFPLALFPAGPDASYPAGTTVLFSGGSAVPGSGLFGANVAAWIPVILVYAFIASVLPVWTLLQPRDYLSSFLLYTGVGGALLAIIVGTVMGSASEPLTVNIDAYYGFMGTTSLPLFPMLFVTIACGTISGFHSLVSSGTTAKQLDKETDARLIGYGGMLGEGLLATVALSTVALVGITVEGGGIGQALPNFATGGGIILTSFGIPTDIGAPFMALVLVSFLLTSTDTAMRLGRYMMEEIVGTPETDVQTYASNRYVNSGLQGVLAYLLVASGRWQDLWPLFGGANQLLAALALLTATVWLANWSDTKQLISTGVPMAIMTTITVLALLYLAFVQNFQQKFLDSEWMAEATTLNMVSSAIQIVIALVLVGLALSLVKMGYENVREARSGPAPTSTEPSDD from the coding sequence ATGGTACAAGTCATCTGGCTGGTGCTCGGCGTGTTGACGATGTTCAGCGTGGGGTATCTGGGCTACTCCAGATACCTCGCGAACTTCGTCGAACTCGACGAGGGCAACGAGACACCGGCACACAAGTACGAGGACGGGCAGGAGTACGTACCGTCGAAAAAGCCCGTCTTGCTGGGGCATCACTATTCGAGCATCGCGGGCGGCGCGCCCATCGTCGGCCCGATCACCGCGGGCGTCGTGTGGGGGTGGGTTCCCGCGCTCCTGTGGATCGCCATCGGCAACCCGCTGATGGGGGCGGTCCATGACTTCGTGTCGCTGTCGGGCAGCCTGCGTCACGAGGGGAAGTCGATCGGCTACATCATCGGCGAGTACGTCGGCGAGCGCGGCAAGAACATGCTGTTGTGGTTCGCATTCCTGACGATCATCCTCGTCGTCGCGGTGTTCGCGCTGGTGGTCGCCATCGTGTTCAACGCCTACCCGCAGGCCGCGACTGCGAGCTTCATCTACATCGCGCTGGCGCTGGTGTTCGGGGTCTGGCTCTACCAGCTGGACCTGCCGTTCCTCGTCGGGACGGCGATCTTCGTCGCCGGCGTGTTCGGCGGCGTGTTCGTCGGGATCGAGTTCCCGCTCGCGCTGTTCCCGGCGGGTCCCGACGCCAGCTATCCCGCCGGAACTACCGTGCTGTTCTCGGGCGGCTCCGCCGTTCCGGGGTCGGGGCTGTTCGGCGCGAACGTCGCCGCGTGGATCCCGGTGATCCTCGTGTACGCGTTCATCGCCAGCGTCCTGCCGGTGTGGACGCTGCTCCAGCCGCGGGACTACCTCTCGTCGTTCCTGCTGTACACGGGCGTCGGCGGCGCGCTGCTGGCCATCATCGTCGGCACCGTCATGGGGTCGGCGAGCGAGCCGCTGACGGTCAACATCGACGCCTACTACGGCTTCATGGGGACGACGAGCCTGCCGCTGTTCCCGATGCTGTTCGTCACCATCGCCTGCGGGACCATCAGCGGATTCCACTCGCTGGTGTCGTCGGGGACGACGGCCAAACAGCTCGACAAGGAGACCGACGCCCGCCTGATCGGCTACGGCGGCATGCTCGGCGAGGGACTGCTCGCGACGGTCGCGCTCTCGACGGTCGCGCTCGTCGGCATCACGGTCGAGGGCGGCGGCATCGGCCAGGCGCTGCCCAACTTCGCGACCGGCGGCGGGATCATCCTCACGAGCTTCGGCATCCCCACGGACATCGGCGCGCCGTTCATGGCGCTCGTCCTGGTGAGTTTCCTCCTGACGAGCACCGACACGGCGATGCGGCTCGGCCGGTACATGATGGAGGAGATCGTCGGGACGCCCGAAACCGACGTGCAGACGTACGCCTCCAACCGCTACGTGAACTCCGGCCTTCAGGGCGTGCTCGCGTACCTGCTTGTCGCCAGCGGGCGCTGGCAGGACCTGTGGCCGCTGTTCGGCGGCGCGAACCAGCTGCTCGCCGCGCTGGCGCTGCTGACGGCGACGGTGTGGCTCGCCAACTGGTCCGACACAAAGCAGCTGATTAGCACCGGGGTCCCGATGGCGATCATGACGACGATCACCGTGCTGGCGCTGCTGTATCTGGCGTTCGTCCAGAACTTCCAGCAGAAGTTCCTCGACAGCGAGTGGATGGCCGAGGCGACGACGCTCAACATGGTGTCAAGCGCGATCCAGATCGTCATCGCGCTCGTCCTCGTGGGGCTTGCGTTATCGCTGGTGAAGATGGGGTACGAGAACGTCAGGGAGGCGAGATCCGGCCCCGCGCCCACCAGCACCGAACCGTCCGACGACTGA
- a CDS encoding ArsA family ATPase produces MEKFVFFGGKGGVGKTTVSSAYATRCADAGLKTLVVSTDPAHSTSDVFDQAFDDDPNPVDGYENLWAMEIDPDEEVEAHMQEIKRTMSDQVSPAVVNEIDRQIELAHRTPGAYEAALFDRFIDVMRSADEYDRVVFDTSPTGGTLRLLALPEFLESWIERLVDKRAKSIDLYEKAAIGDRDARRKAEEDPIIRRLTERKELFEFAGETLREDAAFFLVLNPDELSIRETERSLDDLAEFDLRVRGLVVNRIAPPPDDDEQGRGAQFLRQRHRTDRERLATIRETFDEPVVAEIETRIEEVKGDLLADVAAELDIDVAPTPT; encoded by the coding sequence ATGGAGAAGTTCGTCTTCTTCGGCGGCAAGGGCGGCGTGGGGAAAACGACGGTATCGAGCGCGTACGCGACCCGCTGTGCGGACGCCGGGCTGAAAACGCTCGTTGTCTCGACGGACCCCGCCCACAGCACATCCGACGTGTTCGACCAGGCGTTCGACGACGACCCCAACCCCGTCGACGGCTACGAGAACCTGTGGGCGATGGAGATAGACCCCGACGAGGAGGTCGAGGCCCACATGCAGGAGATAAAGCGGACGATGAGCGACCAGGTCAGCCCCGCCGTCGTCAACGAGATAGACCGCCAGATCGAACTCGCCCACCGGACGCCGGGGGCCTACGAGGCGGCGCTGTTCGACCGCTTCATCGACGTGATGCGGTCCGCCGACGAGTACGACCGCGTCGTCTTCGACACCTCGCCGACCGGCGGAACGCTGCGCCTGCTCGCGCTCCCGGAGTTCCTCGAATCGTGGATCGAGCGCCTCGTCGACAAGCGGGCAAAGAGCATCGACCTCTACGAGAAGGCGGCGATCGGCGACCGGGACGCCCGCCGCAAGGCCGAGGAGGACCCGATCATCCGCCGGCTCACCGAGCGCAAGGAACTGTTCGAATTCGCGGGGGAGACGCTCCGCGAGGACGCCGCCTTCTTCCTCGTGTTGAACCCCGACGAGCTGTCGATCCGGGAGACGGAGCGGTCCCTCGACGACCTCGCGGAGTTCGACCTCCGGGTCCGCGGGCTGGTGGTCAACCGGATCGCGCCCCCGCCGGACGACGACGAGCAGGGTCGCGGCGCGCAGTTCCTGCGGCAGCGCCACCGGACCGACCGCGAGCGCCTCGCCACGATCCGCGAGACGTTCGACGAACCGGTCGTCGCCGAGATAGAGACGCGGATCGAGGAGGTCAAAGGCGACCTGCTGGCCGACGTCGCCGCGGAACTCGACATCGACGTCGCGCCGACGCCGACCTGA
- a CDS encoding zinc-ribbon domain-containing protein, whose product MGFIDTVRDVLAASNASPARGGAGDESAGAYWCHDCDERIRDVDAPGDGTPDCPACGDAMEFERSAASTGCAC is encoded by the coding sequence ATGGGGTTCATTGACACGGTCCGGGACGTGCTCGCCGCGTCGAACGCGTCCCCCGCACGGGGCGGCGCGGGCGACGAGTCCGCCGGCGCGTACTGGTGTCACGACTGCGACGAGCGGATCCGCGACGTGGACGCCCCCGGCGACGGGACGCCGGACTGTCCGGCCTGCGGCGACGCGATGGAGTTCGAGCGCTCGGCCGCCTCGACGGGGTGTGCCTGCTAG